A window of Chloracidobacterium sp. N contains these coding sequences:
- a CDS encoding S41 family peptidase, with protein sequence MQHRFPSSQGRCSQRLWRTFLGVALGLLLAGSFPWPVYPPVLATSWATSRETSRETTVSAQQNVRVFDTVCRLIERRYYDPRLHGANWRDLTQQFRQQALAARDESTLYRVINQLLATLDDQHTFALPPSRVREEKQGARVGLGIQLRKLEGQWVITHTLGGSAAHEAGIRPGWIIAEMDGQPFTGFRPGQRFQAGQSVKLKFLDPNDRPKRVEVICRPFATTPEQRAQYLPDGVLYLRFTEFAPKTADWLEEHITSNPQAAGLIFDLRENTGGLLDVLADCLRLIYRQDVVFGDFIQRNQKPLRMRVSGNRQAFAGPVLVLIDEHSASAAEIFAAAVQETGRGTVIGRRTAGAVLASIQEPLPDGGKVQISIRDYRTVRGVRLQGQGVTPDVTVKLTLEDVRRNIDVDLRHAMQQLALKLQRQGQGSRLHPGCPSGSGWTPHLPVPVWMGGHSAGKPASEEVGGLDSPSPVMANCAFVF encoded by the coding sequence ATGCAGCATCGTTTTCCATCAAGCCAAGGCAGGTGCAGCCAGCGCCTCTGGCGAACGTTCCTTGGTGTGGCGCTGGGGCTGCTGCTGGCTGGCAGTTTCCCGTGGCCGGTCTATCCGCCGGTTCTGGCGACAAGCTGGGCAACAAGCCGGGAAACGAGCCGGGAAACGACGGTCAGCGCCCAGCAGAATGTACGGGTTTTCGATACGGTGTGCCGGCTGATTGAGCGCCGGTACTACGACCCCCGGCTGCACGGCGCGAACTGGCGGGATTTGACCCAGCAGTTCCGGCAACAGGCACTGGCAGCCAGGGATGAATCCACCCTCTACCGTGTGATCAATCAGCTTCTGGCAACACTCGACGACCAACATACCTTCGCCCTGCCGCCCAGCCGCGTACGGGAAGAAAAGCAGGGCGCGCGGGTCGGTCTTGGCATCCAGTTGCGCAAGCTCGAAGGGCAATGGGTGATCACGCACACGCTCGGCGGTTCGGCCGCTCACGAAGCCGGCATTCGTCCGGGCTGGATCATAGCCGAAATGGACGGGCAGCCCTTCACCGGCTTCAGGCCGGGGCAACGCTTCCAGGCGGGTCAGTCTGTCAAACTCAAATTTCTTGACCCGAACGACCGTCCCAAGCGGGTTGAAGTCATCTGCCGCCCCTTCGCCACAACACCGGAACAGCGGGCGCAGTACCTTCCCGATGGCGTCCTTTACCTGCGGTTCACTGAGTTTGCACCGAAAACGGCCGACTGGCTGGAAGAGCACATCACGTCCAATCCACAGGCTGCCGGTCTGATTTTTGACCTGCGCGAAAATACCGGCGGCCTGCTCGATGTGCTCGCTGACTGTCTGCGGCTCATCTACCGCCAGGACGTGGTTTTTGGCGATTTCATCCAGCGTAACCAGAAGCCACTGCGGATGCGGGTCAGCGGCAACCGGCAGGCCTTTGCCGGGCCGGTGCTGGTGCTGATTGACGAACACTCGGCCAGCGCCGCCGAAATTTTCGCTGCGGCCGTTCAGGAAACCGGGCGCGGTACGGTCATTGGACGGCGGACGGCCGGGGCCGTACTGGCCAGCATCCAGGAACCACTCCCGGATGGCGGCAAAGTGCAGATCAGCATCCGCGACTACCGCACGGTGCGCGGTGTGCGACTCCAAGGGCAGGGTGTCACCCCTGATGTCACGGTCAAGCTGACCCTTGAAGACGTACGCCGGAACATTGACGTTGATCTCCGCCATGCTATGCAACAGCTTGCGCTGAAACTACAGCGCCAGGGGCAAGGCTCCCGGCTGCACCCCGGCTGTCCGTCCGGTTCCGGCTGGACGCCACACCTGCCCGTTCCGGTATGGATGGGCGGACACAGCGCCGGAAAGCCGGCTTCAGAAGAAGTTGGCGGGCTTGACAGCCCATCCCCGGTCATGGCCAATTGCGCATTCGTTTTTTGA
- a CDS encoding PilZ domain-containing protein produces the protein MMETDESKFESMRRENRLTCHLPAVVEGRDKDGLKRDTAAQCVSISRRGACVITPLEVTVGEKLTLALPSVNAERREMMVVAWIREFEGQRHVGLGPIDEDTFVIFSDAAVTGGAAGEASAAG, from the coding sequence ATGATGGAAACCGACGAGTCAAAGTTTGAAAGCATGCGGCGTGAAAACCGGTTGACGTGCCACCTGCCCGCCGTGGTCGAAGGGCGTGACAAGGATGGTCTCAAACGGGATACCGCCGCCCAGTGTGTTTCGATTAGTCGGCGTGGGGCCTGTGTCATCACCCCGCTGGAAGTCACGGTTGGCGAAAAACTCACCCTGGCGCTGCCGAGCGTCAATGCCGAGCGCAGGGAAATGATGGTCGTCGCGTGGATTCGGGAATTTGAGGGCCAGCGGCACGTCGGCCTGGGACCGATTGACGAAGATACCTTCGTCATTTTCAGCGATGCCGCCGTAACGGGCGGGGCCGCCGGTGAAGCTTCGGCAGCCGGTTAG
- a CDS encoding RcgR family putative quorum lactone hydrolase, translating to MLKRLIQSWELRLSKVDRHRRASPFAWGLDHLTSHSEHLPAPLPVADFPHPPDFLREYVRQTLAAGERFFAPPPLAQWHLHDGWLTFPSSIQTPDEPNNLAWARYFPVRERPGATTRPPVVLVLPQWNADYASHVSVCQGLNAFGIASVRLSLPYHGSRRPVHQVRADYMVSPNLGRTLQAVRQAVHEVRLVLDWLESQGYHRFGIIGTSIGSCVAFLAYAFDPRLQVAAFNHVSSYFADVVWTGISTSHVRAGLEQHVTRHDLREYWLPISPFPYIERLGRPENRSKKTLLIAARYDLTFLPHLTRHALSEFERHRAPYTSAWMYCGHYTTGETPFKFHDGYLMINHMRKHLNPGGHVVRQALKSQLPAVLRPRSRALRPPA from the coding sequence ATGCTGAAGCGACTCATTCAGTCCTGGGAACTCCGCCTGTCGAAGGTGGACCGCCACCGGCGTGCTTCACCCTTTGCCTGGGGACTCGACCACCTCACCAGCCACAGCGAGCACCTGCCGGCGCCCCTGCCGGTGGCCGATTTTCCCCATCCGCCGGACTTTCTGCGCGAGTACGTCCGGCAGACCCTCGCCGCCGGGGAACGCTTCTTCGCACCGCCGCCCCTTGCGCAATGGCACCTCCATGACGGGTGGCTGACCTTTCCCAGCTCGATTCAGACGCCGGACGAACCCAACAACCTGGCTTGGGCGCGTTACTTTCCGGTTCGGGAACGGCCGGGCGCAACAACCCGCCCGCCGGTTGTGCTGGTGCTTCCCCAGTGGAATGCCGACTACGCCAGCCACGTTTCGGTCTGCCAAGGGCTGAATGCCTTTGGCATTGCGTCCGTCCGGTTGAGTCTGCCCTACCACGGCAGCCGGCGGCCCGTGCATCAGGTACGCGCTGATTACATGGTCAGCCCCAACCTAGGGCGTACCCTCCAGGCCGTCCGGCAGGCCGTTCACGAAGTGCGGCTCGTGCTCGACTGGCTCGAAAGCCAGGGCTACCACCGCTTCGGCATCATCGGGACGAGTATCGGCTCCTGTGTGGCGTTTCTGGCCTACGCCTTTGACCCACGCCTGCAGGTTGCGGCGTTCAACCACGTGTCGAGCTACTTTGCCGACGTGGTCTGGACCGGCATTTCCACCAGCCACGTCCGGGCCGGGTTGGAACAGCACGTCACCCGCCATGACTTGCGCGAGTACTGGCTGCCGATCAGCCCTTTCCCCTACATTGAGCGGCTGGGCCGCCCGGAAAACCGGAGCAAAAAGACCCTGCTCATCGCGGCGCGCTACGACCTGACGTTCCTGCCACACCTGACCCGCCATGCCCTGAGCGAGTTTGAGCGCCACCGCGCGCCGTACACTTCGGCCTGGATGTACTGCGGCCACTACACCACCGGTGAGACGCCGTTCAAGTTTCACGACGGCTACCTGATGATCAACCACATGCGCAAGCATCTGAATCCGGGCGGCCATGTCGTGCGGCAGGCCCTGAAAAGCCAGCTTCCGGCGGTGCTGCGGCCACGCTCGCGGGCGCTTCGTCCGCCCGCGTAG
- a CDS encoding PstS family phosphate ABC transporter substrate-binding protein, with amino-acid sequence MWFQSLLVVGLALMTATTPYCAPAGRGFPVIRVDGSSTVYPLAEAVAEEFQRNYPGVRVTIGVSGTGGGMKKFCRGETDLATASRPIAASEREACRQAGLAYYELPIAMDAIVVVTHPGNVQVSAMTLDELRRIWAPEAQGRIRRWSQVNPAWGDRPLNLYGAGTDSGTFDYFTEVVNGKARASRGDYMASEDDNVLVQGIAGDPNALGYFGFDIYYENRDRLRPVPIARAAGQPPVTPTVETILSGAYAPLARPLFIYVNARSLERPEVADFVHFWLEHGAALADEVHCVPLPPEAYAAVRQHLANGRVGSVFTHRPAVAVSIQDLLTWPAAL; translated from the coding sequence ATGTGGTTTCAGTCCCTGTTGGTTGTCGGGCTGGCGCTGATGACGGCGACGACCCCCTATTGCGCTCCGGCAGGGCGCGGTTTTCCGGTCATCCGCGTGGACGGCTCCAGCACCGTCTATCCACTGGCCGAAGCCGTCGCCGAGGAGTTCCAGCGGAACTATCCGGGCGTGCGCGTGACCATCGGCGTCTCCGGCACGGGCGGCGGCATGAAAAAGTTTTGCCGTGGAGAAACTGACCTGGCCACGGCTTCGCGCCCCATCGCCGCGTCTGAACGTGAAGCATGTCGCCAGGCCGGGCTGGCCTATTACGAACTGCCTATCGCCATGGATGCCATCGTCGTCGTCACGCATCCCGGCAACGTCCAGGTGTCGGCCATGACGCTCGATGAGTTACGGCGCATCTGGGCCCCTGAAGCCCAGGGACGCATCCGCCGCTGGTCGCAGGTCAACCCGGCGTGGGGCGACCGCCCGCTCAACCTGTACGGCGCCGGAACCGACTCCGGGACGTTCGATTACTTCACCGAAGTCGTCAACGGCAAGGCGCGGGCCAGTCGCGGCGACTACATGGCGTCCGAAGACGACAACGTGCTCGTGCAGGGCATTGCCGGCGATCCCAACGCGCTGGGGTACTTTGGCTTTGACATCTACTACGAAAACCGCGACCGGCTGCGTCCCGTCCCGATAGCGCGGGCTGCCGGCCAACCGCCCGTGACGCCGACCGTCGAGACAATCCTCTCCGGGGCGTATGCGCCGCTGGCGCGGCCGCTGTTCATCTACGTCAACGCGCGCTCCCTGGAACGCCCGGAAGTTGCCGACTTCGTTCACTTCTGGCTCGAACACGGCGCGGCGCTGGCGGACGAAGTGCACTGTGTGCCGCTGCCGCCGGAAGCCTACGCTGCCGTCCGTCAGCATCTGGCCAACGGGCGCGTCGGCAGCGTCTTCACCCATCGCCCGGCGGTGGCAGTTTCCATTCAGGATTTGCTGACCTGGCCGGCCGCGTTGTAG
- the pstC gene encoding phosphate ABC transporter permease subunit PstC, whose amino-acid sequence MPKRQRSWRNWWETGIEWLLAGAALVAVLTTLGIAAVLIGESLPFFRVVSWRSFLTDTQWTPLFAEPRFGIGVLLSGTITSSAVALAVAIPCGTWLALYLSEFATGRFRESVKPILELLAGVPTVVFGYFALYTVTPLLQKLWPALPGFNLLSAGLVMGVMIVPYVASLSEDALRAVPMSLREGAYALGATRLQAAWQVVLPAAFSGVAASYVLGVSRAIGETMIVAIAAGQQPRLTFNPLEPAATVTTYIVQVSKGDVPYGSLGYRTIFAAALVLFILTLVFNLAADWVRRRQRVQGCVL is encoded by the coding sequence ATGCCAAAGCGACAGCGAAGCTGGCGAAACTGGTGGGAAACCGGCATCGAGTGGCTGCTGGCCGGTGCGGCGCTGGTGGCCGTACTGACGACACTGGGCATCGCCGCTGTGCTGATTGGCGAGTCGCTGCCGTTTTTCAGGGTGGTTTCCTGGCGCAGCTTTCTCACCGACACGCAATGGACGCCGCTTTTTGCCGAGCCGCGCTTTGGCATTGGCGTTCTGCTGTCGGGAACCATCACCAGTTCCGCCGTGGCGCTGGCTGTTGCCATTCCCTGTGGCACGTGGCTGGCCCTGTATCTGTCGGAATTTGCCACGGGACGCTTCCGGGAAAGCGTCAAGCCCATCCTTGAACTGCTGGCTGGCGTGCCGACGGTGGTGTTCGGGTACTTTGCGCTCTACACCGTCACTCCGCTGCTGCAAAAGCTGTGGCCGGCGCTGCCTGGCTTCAATCTGCTCTCGGCCGGGCTGGTCATGGGCGTGATGATCGTGCCCTACGTGGCCTCGCTCAGCGAAGACGCCCTGCGGGCCGTCCCGATGAGCCTGCGCGAAGGCGCTTACGCTCTGGGTGCGACACGCCTGCAAGCCGCCTGGCAGGTGGTGCTGCCGGCGGCGTTTTCGGGCGTGGCGGCGTCGTACGTTCTGGGTGTCTCCCGCGCCATCGGCGAAACGATGATCGTGGCGATTGCGGCCGGACAGCAGCCGCGCCTGACGTTCAACCCACTCGAACCGGCGGCGACCGTCACGACCTACATCGTCCAGGTGTCCAAGGGGGATGTGCCCTACGGCAGTCTGGGCTACCGGACGATTTTTGCAGCGGCGCTGGTGTTGTTCATCCTGACGCTGGTGTTCAACCTGGCGGCGGACTGGGTCCGCCGCCGGCAGCGTGTTCAGGGGTGTGTCCTATGA
- the pstA gene encoding phosphate ABC transporter permease PstA, with translation MTNPATIGRLGDRAAARIRWARQLERGFVLGAWALLGLLAVVFLSLFAGVLQTGWERLQPDFFLTFASRRAAQAGILAAWVGTLVVMAVTAAVALPLGVAAGVYLEEYARPGRLTTLIEVNIVNLAGVPSIVYGLLALGLFVRLLGLGASILTAGLTLGLLILPIVVVATREAIRTVPQSIREASYAVGATRWQTVWQHVLPAALPGILTGIIIGLARAIGETAPLVTIGAVTFIAFLPPAPFSPEAPFLSFDWLWAPFTALPIVTFDWTSRPNPAFRPNAAAAALVLTFLTAVMNATAVWLRYRLRRQQLW, from the coding sequence ATGACGAACCCGGCAACGATTGGCCGCCTGGGGGACCGCGCCGCGGCGCGCATCCGGTGGGCCAGGCAGCTCGAACGGGGCTTTGTGCTGGGGGCCTGGGCGTTGCTGGGACTGCTGGCGGTGGTGTTTCTGTCCCTGTTTGCCGGTGTGCTCCAGACGGGGTGGGAGCGTTTGCAGCCGGATTTCTTTCTGACCTTTGCTTCCCGCCGGGCGGCACAGGCCGGGATTCTGGCCGCCTGGGTCGGGACGCTGGTGGTCATGGCGGTGACGGCAGCCGTGGCCCTTCCGCTTGGCGTGGCGGCCGGGGTCTATCTCGAAGAGTACGCCCGCCCGGGCCGCCTCACCACGCTGATTGAAGTCAACATTGTCAATCTGGCCGGTGTGCCTTCGATTGTCTATGGCTTGCTGGCGCTGGGGCTTTTCGTCCGCCTGCTGGGGCTGGGCGCGAGCATCCTGACGGCCGGCCTGACGCTGGGGCTGCTCATCTTGCCGATTGTTGTCGTGGCCACGCGCGAGGCCATCCGCACGGTGCCCCAGTCCATCCGGGAAGCGTCCTACGCCGTCGGCGCAACCCGCTGGCAGACGGTGTGGCAGCACGTCCTGCCGGCGGCGCTTCCCGGCATTCTGACCGGCATCATCATTGGCCTGGCGCGGGCCATCGGCGAAACCGCCCCGCTGGTGACGATTGGGGCCGTGACCTTCATTGCCTTTCTGCCACCTGCACCGTTCTCGCCCGAAGCGCCGTTTCTGTCGTTTGACTGGCTGTGGGCGCCGTTTACGGCGCTGCCGATTGTGACCTTTGACTGGACTTCCCGCCCCAATCCGGCTTTTCGCCCCAATGCGGCGGCGGCGGCGCTGGTGCTGACCTTTCTGACAGCGGTGATGAATGCCACGGCGGTCTGGCTGCGCTATCGCCTGCGCCGGCAGCAACTCTGGTAG
- the pstB gene encoding phosphate ABC transporter ATP-binding protein PstB: MNNSVQRQPANSHEPSHVLKAETRNLSFFYGDKAALREVNLPVHARRATALIGPSGCGKSTLLRCFNRMHDLYPGHRYQGEIRLYPDDINLLAPETDPILVRSRIGMVFQKPNPFPKSVFENVAYGLRLRGIRQTAELEARVERALRDAALWDEVKDRLKDSAYALSGGQQQRLCIARALAVEPELLLFDEPTSALDPLATASIEELLRNLKVHVTTLIVTHNLQQAARVAEFTAFMYLGELVEFGPTEVLFNAPSQKQTEDYLAGRFG; this comes from the coding sequence ATGAACAACAGCGTCCAAAGACAGCCGGCCAACAGCCATGAACCATCCCACGTTCTCAAGGCCGAAACCCGCAACCTGAGCTTCTTCTACGGAGACAAGGCCGCCCTGCGGGAAGTCAACCTGCCGGTGCACGCCCGGCGCGCAACCGCCCTCATCGGCCCTTCAGGGTGTGGCAAAAGCACCCTGCTGCGCTGCTTCAACCGGATGCATGATCTCTATCCGGGGCATCGCTACCAGGGCGAAATCCGCCTCTATCCTGACGACATCAACCTGCTCGCCCCGGAAACCGATCCCATTCTGGTGCGGTCGCGCATCGGCATGGTCTTCCAGAAGCCGAATCCCTTTCCGAAGTCGGTCTTTGAAAATGTCGCCTACGGGCTGCGCCTGCGCGGCATCCGCCAGACCGCCGAACTGGAAGCACGGGTTGAACGCGCCCTGCGGGATGCCGCCCTGTGGGATGAAGTCAAGGATCGGTTGAAGGACTCCGCCTACGCGCTTTCCGGCGGGCAGCAGCAACGCCTGTGTATCGCCCGTGCGCTGGCCGTTGAGCCGGAACTGTTGCTGTTCGATGAACCGACTTCCGCCCTGGACCCGCTGGCCACGGCCAGCATCGAGGAACTGCTGCGCAACCTCAAGGTGCACGTCACCACGCTTATCGTCACCCACAACCTGCAGCAGGCGGCGCGGGTGGCCGAGTTCACCGCCTTTATGTATCTGGGTGAACTGGTCGAGTTCGGACCCACCGAAGTGCTTTTCAACGCACCATCCCAAAAACAAACCGAGGATTACCTCGCCGGACGGTTCGGCTAG
- a CDS encoding pitrilysin family protein: MSYVRCVWLLLLLVGWAMGEPVAGQTRRRTSPPVTSPAPAPAKPSPIRGLVEQTQRGVLTLIRFSNGLRLVCGERYSTELVAVAARLGFGDADEPETASGVAWVVAHGLLAEADAAELAAIGATVETVVEAHGATLTITAPAKHLATAAGVLLRALARLEFSEGQLQKGQVQAARHHLESRLHSGHLSRSAWLALAAGRQSGVPDTEAHFKAISLETARAFHTAHMSPRRTVLAVTGNLNLAETLRVVAEVNAGWKPEAAAAATPRTLTGRQYRADRGPQNHTWVHLGYVLPTLRDEERAALDIIRAALALGVRSRLQDALIENRQIASEIQTHLEAMPQGATFCVGLNVQPERLDRAEALTLEAIERLRRERLSNGELQRARAQLELERALDGDRLGDWAQQLARVESTSGLVAWLDDLDRIGELDAEQVRAVAARHLVASRLVVHEYEAVTAPLRTFTPEKFFETVGLLVPGTLAADIPAGETTDAPETVVVPSKAPPKAKESGLPVILPAEPVREYVTLRGPRVLVRPDPSNPLVSIGLYFQGGRFIEDERTAGITELMLRVMRRYTAKQMPDGILDELERLGGRLHIVNERDFFGFELCVLARHAEAALRRLVALVERPAFEAAGVKTERERLLAEQKAARPLELAVWLARKSLLPSHPYGFPALGVNGTVRNLDESAVQRWYATTVQRQLPILVIVGGTQGSALVTRDITEGFMRRETDTSLKARVAQPAASPIVQEVTTGTRDIVACALGTPGGREADHRWNVLAAWLNDRLKSDASDREVFRVQFSPALQLGELLVIGEGEPEDAPGVKERMARAMRDLVKQPPSADAWRRTAQEMATRTAETTDTVRGRTRAYATAVYLGSAASEVDTAAAGIRQLPLPEAETWLGLTIEAAGRGLVRGARLARPK; the protein is encoded by the coding sequence ATGTCGTACGTACGTTGTGTCTGGCTGTTGTTGCTCCTCGTCGGTTGGGCAATGGGTGAGCCGGTGGCCGGTCAGACCCGCCGCCGAACGTCTCCGCCGGTGACATCGCCAGCCCCGGCGCCGGCCAAGCCGTCCCCCATTCGCGGACTCGTGGAGCAGACCCAGCGCGGTGTGCTGACGCTGATTCGGTTCAGCAACGGGTTGCGTCTGGTCTGTGGTGAACGGTACAGCACGGAACTGGTGGCCGTTGCGGCGCGGCTTGGTTTTGGTGACGCTGACGAACCGGAGACTGCATCCGGTGTGGCGTGGGTTGTCGCGCATGGGCTGCTGGCAGAAGCCGATGCAGCCGAACTGGCCGCCATTGGCGCTACGGTTGAAACCGTCGTCGAGGCACACGGGGCCACCCTGACCATCACCGCGCCAGCAAAGCATCTGGCAACTGCGGCCGGCGTGCTGCTGCGCGCGCTGGCACGTCTGGAGTTTTCCGAAGGGCAGCTTCAGAAAGGGCAGGTACAGGCCGCGCGCCATCATCTGGAAAGTCGCCTGCATAGCGGCCATCTGTCCCGGTCGGCCTGGCTGGCGCTGGCTGCCGGACGCCAATCGGGTGTCCCCGACACAGAAGCCCACTTCAAAGCCATCAGCCTGGAAACGGCCCGCGCGTTTCACACGGCGCACATGTCGCCCCGCCGGACGGTGCTGGCCGTGACCGGGAACCTCAATCTGGCCGAGACGTTGCGCGTCGTCGCTGAGGTCAATGCCGGCTGGAAGCCGGAAGCGGCGGCAGCCGCCACGCCCCGGACATTGACCGGCCGGCAGTACCGCGCCGACCGCGGCCCGCAAAACCACACCTGGGTTCACCTGGGCTACGTCCTGCCGACTCTGCGGGATGAGGAGCGCGCAGCGTTGGACATCATCCGCGCGGCTCTGGCGCTTGGCGTGCGTTCCCGGCTCCAGGATGCCTTGATTGAAAACCGCCAGATTGCTTCTGAAATCCAGACGCACCTCGAAGCCATGCCGCAGGGCGCAACCTTCTGCGTGGGTCTCAACGTGCAGCCGGAGCGCCTTGACCGGGCCGAGGCGCTGACGCTTGAAGCCATCGAGCGGTTGCGCCGGGAGCGCCTCTCAAACGGCGAACTTCAGCGGGCGCGGGCGCAGCTTGAACTCGAACGCGCCCTGGACGGCGACCGCCTTGGCGACTGGGCGCAGCAGCTCGCCCGGGTTGAATCCACTTCCGGGTTGGTGGCCTGGCTGGATGACCTCGACCGCATCGGTGAACTTGACGCCGAGCAGGTGCGTGCCGTCGCCGCCAGGCATCTTGTCGCCTCCCGGCTGGTCGTCCACGAGTACGAAGCCGTCACCGCACCGCTGCGTACGTTTACGCCGGAAAAGTTTTTCGAGACCGTCGGGCTGCTCGTGCCGGGAACGCTGGCGGCGGACATCCCGGCCGGTGAGACAACCGATGCCCCGGAAACAGTGGTCGTGCCCAGCAAGGCTCCGCCAAAGGCGAAGGAAAGCGGGTTGCCTGTCATCCTGCCCGCCGAACCGGTACGTGAATATGTGACCCTGCGCGGCCCGCGTGTGCTCGTGCGTCCTGATCCATCCAACCCGCTGGTGTCCATCGGGCTGTATTTTCAGGGCGGGCGCTTCATTGAAGATGAGCGGACTGCCGGGATAACCGAACTTATGCTGCGCGTCATGCGGCGCTACACGGCAAAACAGATGCCGGACGGCATCCTGGATGAACTGGAGCGCCTTGGCGGCCGCTTGCACATCGTCAACGAGCGCGATTTCTTTGGTTTTGAGCTGTGTGTGCTGGCGCGTCATGCCGAAGCCGCCCTGCGCCGGCTGGTGGCACTTGTGGAGCGGCCGGCTTTTGAGGCGGCTGGCGTCAAGACCGAGCGGGAACGGCTGCTGGCTGAGCAGAAAGCGGCTCGTCCTCTGGAGTTGGCCGTCTGGCTGGCCAGAAAGAGTCTGCTGCCGTCGCACCCCTATGGTTTCCCGGCGCTGGGCGTCAACGGCACGGTACGCAACCTTGACGAAAGCGCCGTGCAGCGGTGGTATGCCACAACCGTACAGCGCCAGTTGCCGATTCTGGTCATCGTCGGCGGCACGCAAGGCTCAGCACTGGTGACGCGCGACATCACCGAGGGCTTTATGCGCCGCGAAACCGACACGTCCCTCAAGGCGCGTGTCGCGCAACCGGCGGCGTCTCCCATCGTCCAGGAAGTCACCACCGGAACGCGCGACATCGTAGCCTGCGCACTGGGGACACCGGGCGGACGCGAGGCTGACCACCGGTGGAATGTGTTGGCGGCCTGGCTGAACGACCGCCTGAAGTCCGACGCTTCGGACCGGGAAGTGTTCCGGGTGCAGTTCAGCCCGGCGTTGCAGCTTGGTGAACTGCTGGTCATTGGGGAAGGTGAGCCGGAAGATGCGCCCGGAGTGAAGGAGCGCATGGCGCGCGCCATGCGTGATCTTGTCAAACAGCCGCCATCGGCTGATGCCTGGCGGCGTACGGCGCAGGAAATGGCAACCCGTACAGCGGAGACGACGGATACCGTCCGGGGAAGAACCCGGGCCTATGCAACGGCCGTCTATCTGGGAAGCGCCGCTTCCGAGGTGGACACGGCTGCCGCCGGCATTCGCCAACTGCCCCTGCCGGAGGCTGAAACCTGGCTGGGCCTCACCATTGAGGCCGCCGGGCGTGGCCTCGTGCGTGGAGCGCGGCTGGCGCGCCCAAAGTAA
- a CDS encoding SirB1 family protein, protein MMSLVTERRFRQRLEELSIVWHANNYQPALAWAAASVMWVAAPERDIAAIPGQLDALADALWEWAEETGQPEPLTIEAVAEGFVALGFRGNTENYDDRRNSFLEDVLTRRVGIPITLSVVFIELAARFGLRCEGINFPGHFLVRYSGPDGVGYLDPFHQCRWLDNDGLQQLLHQVHGPEVELCAEHLKVAQPADMFLRMLNNIYRISLEAKDWTTALRARRMQFIVCPEDPYIRRDIGLLYLQLERWSEAVIWLEEQKQNTSSETQHRILEAHINEAKRELARWN, encoded by the coding sequence ATGATGTCTCTGGTTACTGAACGCCGCTTCAGGCAGCGGCTGGAAGAACTCTCCATAGTGTGGCACGCGAATAACTACCAGCCGGCACTCGCCTGGGCTGCGGCCAGTGTGATGTGGGTGGCAGCCCCGGAGCGGGACATCGCGGCCATTCCGGGACAACTCGATGCTCTGGCCGATGCGCTGTGGGAGTGGGCCGAGGAGACCGGACAGCCCGAACCGCTTACCATCGAAGCCGTGGCCGAAGGCTTTGTGGCGCTTGGTTTTCGTGGCAACACGGAAAACTACGATGACCGGCGCAACAGCTTCCTCGAAGACGTGCTGACCCGCCGGGTGGGGATTCCCATTACCCTTTCCGTCGTTTTCATCGAACTGGCTGCCCGGTTTGGTCTGCGGTGCGAAGGCATCAACTTTCCGGGGCACTTTCTCGTGCGCTACAGCGGCCCCGATGGCGTCGGCTATCTCGATCCCTTCCACCAGTGCCGGTGGCTGGACAATGACGGCTTGCAGCAGTTGCTTCACCAAGTGCACGGGCCAGAGGTGGAACTGTGCGCCGAACACCTGAAAGTGGCCCAACCGGCCGACATGTTCCTGCGGATGCTCAACAACATCTACCGCATCAGCCTTGAAGCCAAGGACTGGACAACGGCCTTACGTGCGCGCCGCATGCAGTTCATCGTCTGCCCGGAGGACCCCTACATCCGGCGCGACATCGGGCTGCTGTACCTCCAGCTCGAACGCTGGAGTGAGGCCGTGATTTGGCTTGAAGAGCAGAAACAAAACACCAGCTCCGAAACCCAGCACCGCATCCTTGAAGCACATATCAACGAAGCCAAACGGGAATTGGCCCGGTGGAACTAG